In Thermotoga sp. Ku-13t, one genomic interval encodes:
- a CDS encoding carbon starvation protein A — MILVLFLVAAVLFGVAYKLYGGWQEKLYGLDNHNKTPAQELYDGVDYVPAHPVILLGHHFSSIAGAGPIVGPIAAGSMFGWLPAYLWILIGSIFIGGVHDMGAIVGSIRHKGLSVGELINRYIGKRGKMLFNAFAWFALILVVAAFLQLAATSFAGDPAVAFTAVLYIVVAIVFGILVYRLNVPLLWATIIVLPLVVGGIFWGNYSEWVQSNFVLNLNTWQWILIVYIFVASVLPVWLLLQPRDYISSWFLYFAVFIAAIGILFGGSKYPVKLESFKGWYAGGDNYLWPILFITIACGAISGFHSLVGSGTTAKQLRYEKDAKLIGYGGMLLEGLVAVIALITVMMAGKILSPAEGLPANPQYTFGVGFAKFWSLFGLPEKVGISFGMFAINTFILTSLDTATRLGRYQLQELTSGKLDKYSSTLITVLAALLLVFMKSGQTPVWRLIWPVFGSANQLTAGLALLGITAYVMKALKKRAWFTGLPMAFMIVTTIFALMLLVKANLKGATLPLGIISIILIVLAIWLVIEGYLALARRGTKEESKAQTGTQSRS, encoded by the coding sequence ATGATTCTGGTGTTGTTTCTCGTAGCAGCAGTGTTGTTCGGGGTAGCGTACAAACTCTATGGCGGTTGGCAGGAAAAGCTGTACGGTCTGGACAACCACAACAAGACCCCGGCTCAAGAACTGTACGATGGAGTTGACTATGTACCAGCTCACCCTGTTATACTCTTGGGGCACCACTTCTCCAGCATTGCGGGTGCCGGGCCTATAGTCGGGCCAATTGCGGCTGGTTCAATGTTTGGTTGGTTGCCTGCCTATCTCTGGATCCTGATCGGCTCTATCTTCATCGGCGGTGTGCACGACATGGGAGCCATAGTGGGATCGATACGTCACAAAGGCCTCAGCGTGGGTGAACTCATAAATCGCTACATAGGTAAACGTGGGAAGATGTTGTTCAACGCGTTTGCTTGGTTTGCTCTGATACTCGTCGTGGCGGCTTTCTTGCAGCTTGCCGCTACTTCATTTGCGGGAGATCCGGCGGTTGCCTTTACCGCGGTTCTTTACATAGTGGTTGCCATCGTGTTCGGTATCTTGGTTTACAGATTGAACGTACCGCTGCTGTGGGCCACCATCATTGTGCTTCCACTGGTCGTAGGTGGAATTTTCTGGGGTAACTATTCGGAATGGGTGCAGTCTAATTTCGTGTTGAACCTCAACACATGGCAGTGGATATTGATCGTTTACATATTTGTGGCTTCTGTACTTCCTGTATGGCTCTTGCTTCAACCAAGAGATTATATCTCTTCCTGGTTCCTGTACTTCGCAGTGTTCATCGCCGCAATAGGTATTCTGTTCGGTGGAAGCAAGTATCCTGTGAAACTGGAAAGTTTCAAAGGTTGGTATGCGGGTGGGGATAACTATTTGTGGCCCATCCTTTTCATCACGATCGCGTGTGGTGCGATCAGTGGATTCCATTCGCTGGTTGGTAGCGGGACAACGGCAAAACAGTTGAGGTATGAGAAAGACGCCAAACTCATTGGATACGGTGGCATGTTGCTGGAAGGATTGGTTGCGGTCATAGCTCTGATCACCGTGATGATGGCTGGCAAAATCCTGTCTCCCGCGGAAGGTTTGCCGGCGAATCCGCAGTACACGTTCGGAGTTGGTTTCGCCAAGTTCTGGAGTCTGTTTGGACTTCCGGAGAAGGTTGGTATATCCTTCGGCATGTTCGCCATCAACACGTTCATACTCACCTCGCTGGACACCGCAACACGCCTTGGCAGATATCAGCTTCAGGAACTGACCTCAGGTAAACTGGACAAGTACAGCTCAACGCTTATCACAGTTTTAGCCGCACTATTACTGGTCTTCATGAAGAGTGGTCAAACGCCGGTTTGGAGACTCATCTGGCCAGTGTTTGGCTCGGCCAACCAGCTGACGGCAGGCTTGGCACTGCTGGGAATAACAGCTTACGTGATGAAAGCTTTGAAGAAACGTGCGTGGTTCACTGGCTTACCCATGGCGTTCATGATCGTGACAACCATTTTCGCGCTGATGCTGCTGGTTAAAGCCAACTTGAAAGGTGCCACGCTCCCACTGGGAATCATTTCTATAATACTCATAGTCCTGGCGATCTGGCTGGTGATAGAGGGCTATCTGGCACTGGCGAGGAGAGGAACAAAAGAAGAGTCGAAGGCACAGACAGGAACTCAGTCTCGAAGTTGA
- a CDS encoding inositol monophosphatase family protein, which yields MYLDRLDFTIKLARRVGFYLLQHWGNALNVREKSSFQDIVSDCDKQAQHMIVSEIERHFPHEAILAEEDRFETGQKLWIVDPIDGTMNFVHGLPSFAVGIAYSESGDVLIGVVHDPVLNETFYAVKGEGAYRNGERISVSTNATLRESIGNVGFYVGFTGHFMNAVEKRVRRMRMTGSAVLAASYVACGRFDFFVARRANPWDVAPVLLIVPEAGGCVTDLDGKQASLSSGAYLFSNGKLHSEVLEIVNKVKGSER from the coding sequence ATGTATTTGGACAGACTCGATTTCACGATAAAGCTTGCACGTCGCGTTGGCTTTTACCTTTTGCAGCACTGGGGTAACGCACTGAACGTGAGAGAGAAGAGTTCTTTTCAGGACATAGTGAGCGATTGCGATAAGCAAGCGCAACACATGATCGTCAGCGAAATCGAAAGACATTTCCCGCACGAAGCCATACTCGCCGAGGAAGATCGCTTCGAAACAGGCCAAAAGCTCTGGATCGTGGATCCGATAGACGGTACGATGAACTTCGTGCACGGTTTGCCATCTTTTGCCGTTGGAATAGCGTATTCAGAGTCCGGCGACGTTCTGATCGGTGTTGTCCACGATCCCGTGTTAAACGAAACCTTCTACGCTGTGAAAGGTGAAGGTGCGTACAGGAACGGTGAAAGGATCAGCGTATCAACTAATGCGACGCTTCGGGAATCGATAGGGAACGTCGGTTTCTATGTGGGATTCACGGGCCATTTCATGAATGCCGTAGAAAAACGCGTGCGCAGAATGCGCATGACTGGAAGTGCTGTTCTTGCTGCTTCTTATGTTGCCTGCGGACGGTTCGACTTCTTTGTCGCCAGGCGTGCCAATCCCTGGGATGTTGCACCGGTCTTACTCATAGTTCCCGAAGCCGGTGGATGCGTCACCGACCTGGACGGCAAGCAGGCGAGCCTTTCGAGTGGAGCGTACCTTTTCAGTAATGGAAAGCTACATTCAGAGGTGCTGGAAATAGTAAATAAGGTAAAAGGAAGCGAGCGATGA
- the tsaE gene encoding tRNA (adenosine(37)-N6)-threonylcarbamoyltransferase complex ATPase subunit type 1 TsaE yields the protein MRKDFDCLDQVSFARFAQVFSSLITPGAVVLLVGELGSGKTSFVKHCAPAFGLDSSQIRSPTFSLINLYEGKFKVYHVDLYRIGRDTELLMEIEEILEHRDGIIFIEWADRIESFWSGEEIKVSFGFCENGRTVSVESRDKRFLDELSKRWLKVGQIRKT from the coding sequence ATGAGAAAAGATTTTGACTGCCTGGACCAAGTGTCGTTCGCCAGATTCGCACAGGTTTTCTCCAGCCTCATCACACCCGGAGCAGTTGTGCTACTCGTCGGAGAACTCGGCAGCGGTAAAACGAGTTTTGTCAAGCACTGTGCACCTGCCTTCGGGTTGGATTCATCTCAGATACGTAGCCCCACTTTCTCTTTGATAAACCTCTACGAGGGAAAGTTCAAAGTCTACCATGTCGACCTGTACAGGATAGGGAGAGACACAGAGTTGCTCATGGAGATTGAGGAAATTCTCGAGCACAGAGATGGAATCATCTTCATAGAGTGGGCAGACAGGATCGAATCCTTCTGGAGCGGTGAAGAGATTAAGGTTTCGTTTGGTTTCTGCGAGAATGGAAGAACCGTTTCGGTAGAATCGCGCGACAAACGATTCTTAGATGAGCTTTCAAAGAGGTGGTTGAAAGTTGGGCAAATTCGAAAAACTTGA
- the lon gene encoding endopeptidase La: MGKFEKLEKLAQETTGEKSIPSTLPVLRLVGGPVVFPQTVVPVHVSTEEMLSVLESSIESYSRYILAIYQKDASSKSSNTGTVCIVLQAVHLPDGSFRVLLEGKARARIRTVSQEQPAIAEIEIVKVRYRKSKKVEAFIRSVRENFLKYAHYTQRYSPEMIEGVLRVNDADKFSDLIASLLVIPNDEKQRLLDETHPTRRLEQILEILIRENELLEIERELDSKVRKRIEETQKEFFLREKLRAISEELGQKNSETAQLRQKLSTLNLPDYVQQKALQEIERLEQMSPYSAEATVVRSYLDWILNLPWQIALPENTDLTRAQKILEQSHYGLEEAKQRILEFLAVRKRSKNVRSPILCLVGPPGVGKTSLARAVAQALDRRFVRMSLGGLRDEAEIKGHRRTYVGAMPGRIVQMIRTAQCKNPVMLLDEIDKLAVSFQGDPAAALLEVLDPEQNKEFLDHYIELPFDLSQVLFITTANVTHTIPPALLDRMEIIEIESYTEREKFMIAKNYILPKILTEHNLDRGTFKISDAALLKIIRSYTREAGVRQLTRDLEKIVRTAVLNLEQGEKSFMVNVRKLAEILGPERNVDFPSLSQAEIGAVHGLAWTEYGGTMVLVECALIPGRGELILTGRLGETMRESARIALSVARSFCGSDAKALFESYDIHINVPEGAVPKDGPSAGVTMSVAIISSVLKKKVRSDTAMTGEITLRGKILPVGGVKEKVLAAHRYNIKRVLLPKANEKDLVKLPKQVLRDLEIILIDDIQQAVRESCL; the protein is encoded by the coding sequence TTGGGCAAATTCGAAAAACTTGAAAAACTTGCACAGGAAACCACAGGGGAAAAGTCCATACCTTCCACACTCCCTGTTCTCAGGCTCGTCGGAGGACCTGTGGTCTTTCCTCAGACTGTAGTTCCGGTCCATGTGAGCACGGAAGAAATGTTGAGTGTTCTGGAATCCTCCATCGAATCTTACAGCAGATACATTCTTGCGATCTACCAGAAAGACGCTTCCTCTAAAAGTTCAAACACAGGAACGGTTTGCATCGTGTTGCAGGCTGTGCATCTTCCAGATGGAAGTTTCAGGGTCCTTCTCGAAGGAAAGGCGCGTGCGAGGATCAGAACTGTCAGTCAGGAACAGCCAGCGATAGCAGAGATCGAGATCGTGAAAGTGAGATACAGAAAAAGTAAGAAGGTCGAAGCGTTCATCAGGAGCGTTCGCGAGAATTTTCTGAAGTATGCGCATTATACGCAAAGATACTCTCCAGAGATGATCGAAGGCGTTCTTCGCGTCAACGATGCGGACAAGTTTTCAGACCTGATAGCTTCCCTGCTGGTGATTCCCAACGACGAGAAACAGCGTCTCTTGGATGAAACACACCCCACCAGAAGACTGGAGCAGATCTTAGAAATCCTGATAAGGGAAAACGAGTTGCTCGAAATAGAGCGAGAGCTTGACAGCAAGGTGAGAAAGAGAATCGAAGAGACGCAGAAAGAGTTCTTCCTCAGAGAGAAACTGAGAGCAATAAGTGAAGAACTTGGACAGAAAAACAGCGAAACGGCCCAGCTCAGACAGAAGCTCTCAACACTGAACCTTCCCGATTATGTACAGCAGAAGGCCCTGCAGGAGATCGAGAGGCTGGAACAGATGTCACCATACTCCGCAGAGGCGACCGTGGTGAGATCCTATCTGGACTGGATTTTGAATCTGCCATGGCAGATTGCCCTGCCCGAGAACACAGATCTCACTCGGGCTCAGAAAATTCTCGAGCAGAGTCATTACGGTCTGGAGGAAGCGAAACAGAGGATCCTTGAATTCCTTGCGGTGAGGAAGAGGAGCAAGAACGTGAGATCCCCAATACTGTGTCTCGTTGGACCACCCGGGGTGGGCAAGACCTCCCTGGCGCGCGCCGTCGCGCAGGCACTGGACAGAAGGTTTGTGAGGATGTCTCTCGGTGGTCTGAGAGATGAGGCAGAAATCAAAGGCCACAGGCGCACGTACGTTGGCGCGATGCCGGGCCGCATCGTTCAGATGATCAGAACCGCGCAGTGCAAAAATCCCGTCATGTTACTCGACGAGATCGACAAACTCGCGGTGAGTTTTCAGGGCGATCCTGCCGCCGCGTTGCTCGAAGTGTTAGATCCGGAGCAGAACAAAGAATTCCTTGACCACTACATCGAACTGCCTTTCGATCTCTCACAGGTGCTTTTCATCACTACGGCGAACGTGACACACACGATCCCACCAGCACTTTTGGATAGAATGGAGATCATCGAGATCGAAAGTTACACCGAACGTGAGAAGTTCATGATAGCCAAGAACTACATACTTCCAAAGATCTTAACCGAGCACAACCTTGACCGAGGAACTTTCAAAATCAGCGACGCCGCGCTCTTGAAGATCATACGGTCCTATACAAGGGAAGCGGGTGTGAGACAACTCACGAGAGATCTGGAAAAGATCGTCAGAACAGCTGTTCTGAACCTCGAGCAGGGCGAGAAGAGTTTCATGGTGAATGTGCGTAAGCTGGCTGAAATACTTGGCCCGGAGAGAAACGTGGATTTTCCGTCTTTATCACAGGCAGAGATCGGAGCTGTTCATGGACTCGCCTGGACAGAGTACGGTGGAACGATGGTGCTCGTTGAATGTGCGCTGATCCCAGGGAGAGGAGAGCTCATCCTCACTGGCCGACTCGGAGAAACCATGAGAGAATCTGCCAGAATTGCGCTGAGCGTCGCAAGGTCTTTCTGTGGGTCAGATGCGAAGGCTCTTTTTGAGAGTTACGACATTCACATAAACGTTCCGGAAGGTGCCGTGCCGAAGGATGGTCCATCGGCTGGTGTAACGATGAGTGTTGCGATCATTTCAAGCGTACTGAAAAAGAAAGTGAGGAGCGACACCGCGATGACCGGTGAGATCACGTTGCGGGGCAAGATTCTGCCAGTCGGAGGTGTGAAGGAAAAGGTTCTTGCGGCGCACAGGTACAACATCAAACGGGTTCTGCTACCGAAGGCGAACGAGAAAGATTTGGTAAAGTTACCGAAGCAGGTGCTCCGGGATCTGGAAATCATACTCATAGACGATATCCAGCAGGCAGTGAGAGAATCGTGCTTGTGA
- the yihA gene encoding ribosome biogenesis GTP-binding protein YihA/YsxC, giving the protein MLVKTVRFLVGARSVEQFPQPLAGEVCFAGRSNVGKSTLLNILFNQRIARVSKTPGKTRTINFYLVNERYYFVDLPGYGYAAVSKAERQLWKKLIESYFSLRREVIKLSVLLVDSRLNVQESDRMFVEYCTYYGLNLLIVLSKTDKLSEAQLQKVVRYFSEQFNSEVIAYSALNRRGVKEIVERIKEALE; this is encoded by the coding sequence GTGCTTGTGAAAACCGTTCGTTTTCTCGTGGGTGCGCGCAGTGTCGAACAATTTCCACAACCGCTGGCCGGCGAAGTTTGCTTCGCCGGAAGATCGAACGTTGGAAAATCAACGCTTCTCAACATCCTTTTCAACCAGAGAATTGCCCGGGTGAGCAAGACACCGGGCAAAACGAGGACGATCAACTTTTACCTGGTTAATGAGCGTTACTACTTCGTGGATCTGCCCGGATACGGTTACGCCGCCGTATCCAAGGCGGAAAGACAACTGTGGAAGAAACTCATTGAAAGTTATTTTTCACTGAGAAGAGAAGTGATCAAGCTCAGCGTTTTACTGGTTGACAGTAGACTAAACGTTCAGGAAAGTGATAGAATGTTCGTAGAATACTGTACGTATTACGGGTTGAACCTGTTGATCGTGCTAAGCAAAACAGATAAACTGAGCGAAGCTCAGCTGCAAAAAGTGGTAAGATACTTTTCAGAGCAGTTCAATAGCGAAGTGATAGCTTATTCTGCGTTGAACCGGAGGGGTGTCAAAGAGATCGTCGAGAGGATTAAAGAAGCTCTGGAATAA
- a CDS encoding HD-GYP domain-containing protein: MRKVFLYYSLSLFVLYIFVLISLFENQPTQLNWTFLLFLTFGIVSEAIGFWVNNIVKPQVRITGGMLMNVLASIVLQNAAAILVGSLSLIFTGLFLVKSKRLTSYIFNISQIGLSTFLALITYRTLRTENLVTNMWLVLLVGIVYMFSNAMLSAFAIYLGGNVGMLASLKLATRSPLLSASFMLPLASVSYLLYELVGISAVPLVFAILTAIQVGNMFRNEYEQSKLDKLRLMVKSLELRDFYTHGHSGRAAELAYSVAKTLGLSERMCERIKMACMLHDVGKIGIPDYILGKPEKLSDAEFEIIKTHPIKSEELLKSVKGLREEARWVRHHHEHWDGLGYPDRLSGEQIPLPSRIIAVADIYEALTSDRPYRKAYTKEQAIEMIKQMSGNVLDPKVVEAFLKVMGVNHSGNGTAKEQG, from the coding sequence GTGAGAAAGGTTTTCCTGTACTATTCCTTGTCTCTGTTCGTACTGTATATTTTTGTACTCATAAGTCTTTTTGAAAACCAGCCCACACAGTTGAACTGGACCTTCCTTCTGTTTCTCACCTTTGGAATTGTCTCAGAGGCGATCGGCTTTTGGGTAAATAACATTGTGAAGCCACAGGTGAGGATTACGGGCGGAATGCTGATGAACGTACTGGCATCGATCGTTCTTCAGAATGCTGCCGCTATCTTGGTTGGATCTTTGTCTTTGATCTTCACCGGTCTGTTCCTCGTGAAGAGCAAGCGGCTGACCAGCTATATTTTCAACATATCCCAGATAGGCCTCAGCACCTTCCTGGCATTGATAACTTACAGAACTTTGAGAACGGAGAACCTTGTAACGAACATGTGGCTCGTGCTGCTGGTGGGTATCGTTTACATGTTCTCAAACGCGATGCTGTCGGCCTTCGCAATTTACTTGGGTGGAAATGTCGGGATGCTCGCCAGTTTGAAACTTGCCACCCGCAGCCCGCTCTTGAGTGCTTCGTTCATGCTTCCACTCGCGAGTGTTTCCTACCTTCTGTACGAGCTGGTGGGAATCTCGGCTGTGCCGCTCGTCTTCGCAATACTCACGGCGATACAGGTTGGAAACATGTTCAGGAACGAGTACGAACAGTCCAAGCTGGACAAGCTCAGACTGATGGTGAAGAGTTTGGAGCTGCGCGATTTCTACACCCACGGTCACAGCGGACGTGCGGCGGAACTCGCCTACAGCGTTGCTAAAACTCTGGGGCTCAGCGAAAGAATGTGTGAAAGAATAAAGATGGCCTGCATGCTGCACGATGTTGGAAAGATAGGCATACCTGACTACATTCTTGGAAAACCCGAAAAACTCTCAGACGCTGAGTTCGAAATAATCAAGACCCATCCTATCAAGTCCGAAGAACTGCTCAAGAGTGTCAAAGGGCTGCGAGAAGAAGCCAGATGGGTGAGACACCACCACGAACACTGGGATGGACTCGGCTATCCAGACAGACTTTCAGGAGAGCAGATTCCGTTACCTTCGAGGATCATTGCCGTGGCAGACATTTACGAGGCTTTGACGAGCGATAGGCCTTATCGAAAAGCTTACACCAAGGAACAGGCCATCGAAATGATAAAACAGATGAGCGGGAACGTGCTCGATCCGAAGGTTGTCGAAGCCTTCCTGAAAGTCATGGGCGTGAATCATTCCGGAAACGGAACAGCGAAAGAACAAGGTTGA
- a CDS encoding DUF6115 domain-containing protein, with amino-acid sequence MFDLIYWLVVLSTIVTLAFAWGVFLNQVLRGRTGRDEEYEKLEERILELMGQFRHMSALRLRMLDKKIEEMKVLIKQANSLYSQLCVREAELMNSFSQVETERFESDVKEEDTQKVTEPENAIETENTRIDQQDSDLSIERKILLMYQEGKDEQQIAKELNMGVGEVNLVLSLFRFRNDSRP; translated from the coding sequence TTGTTCGACTTGATCTACTGGCTGGTGGTTTTATCAACGATCGTAACTCTCGCGTTCGCGTGGGGTGTTTTCCTCAATCAAGTCTTGCGCGGTCGAACGGGGCGTGACGAAGAATACGAAAAGCTGGAGGAAAGAATTTTGGAACTCATGGGTCAGTTCCGCCACATGTCCGCGCTCAGGCTCAGAATGCTCGATAAGAAAATAGAGGAAATGAAAGTACTGATCAAACAGGCGAACTCTCTGTACAGCCAGCTGTGCGTTCGTGAAGCTGAGCTGATGAATTCTTTCAGTCAGGTGGAAACCGAGCGATTTGAAAGCGATGTGAAGGAAGAAGACACACAGAAAGTGACAGAGCCAGAAAATGCTATCGAGACCGAAAATACCAGGATCGATCAACAAGATTCAGACCTTTCCATCGAGCGTAAGATACTGCTCATGTACCAGGAAGGCAAAGACGAACAACAGATTGCCAAGGAACTCAACATGGGAGTCGGAGAGGTCAACCTTGTTCTTTCGCTGTTCCGTTTCCGGAATGATTCACGCCCATGA